One stretch of Novosphingobium pentaromativorans US6-1 DNA includes these proteins:
- a CDS encoding type IV conjugative transfer system protein TraE, with product MRAEFAHEQAQTYLRQRNRFAVLAGVLGLTTLVSLGAAVTRDEHVVLVPITAERIAVSSGGIDAPYLELVTRDTALMLLNRAPESLDYWMANILKLADPAAHGRLKAELVRIVEEQRGSDISQAFVIAEMHVDPKNLTSTVTGTLKTFVGAQVIASQRRSFRFRWSKRGLSLALAGFEQLPTDKEEPGQ from the coding sequence CTACCTGCGGCAACGCAACCGCTTTGCCGTGCTGGCAGGTGTCCTGGGCCTGACCACGCTGGTTAGCCTCGGCGCCGCGGTCACCCGCGACGAGCACGTTGTGCTGGTGCCGATCACCGCCGAGCGGATCGCCGTCTCGAGCGGCGGGATCGACGCGCCTTATCTCGAGCTCGTCACCCGCGACACGGCGCTGATGCTCCTCAACCGGGCACCCGAAAGCCTCGACTACTGGATGGCGAACATCCTGAAGCTCGCCGATCCCGCCGCGCACGGCCGCCTTAAGGCCGAGCTCGTCAGAATCGTCGAGGAGCAGCGCGGCTCGGACATCAGCCAGGCCTTCGTGATCGCGGAAATGCATGTCGATCCCAAGAACCTGACCTCGACCGTCACCGGCACGCTCAAGACCTTTGTCGGCGCGCAAGTGATCGCGAGCCAGCGCCGCTCCTTCCGTTTCCGCTGGTCGAAGCGTGGTCTCAGCCTCGCGCTCGCCGGCTTCGAGCAACTTCCCACCGACAAGGAGGAACCCGGCCAATGA